A region from the Salvelinus fontinalis isolate EN_2023a unplaced genomic scaffold, ASM2944872v1 scaffold_1249, whole genome shotgun sequence genome encodes:
- the LOC129848876 gene encoding ceramide kinase-like has product MGASSKCIYEQKVSPLFACASISTDVIVTEHANHARDHLKTEAELKKYDGVVCVGGDGMFSEIVQGLVSRTQGDNGVDQNSPEEKLVPCSVRIGIISAG; this is encoded by the exons ATGGGGGCAAGCAGCAAGTGCATTTATGAGCAGAAAGTCTCGCCTCTCTTCGCCTGTGCCTCCATCTCCACGGACGTGATTG TTACAGAGCATGCCAATCATGCCAGGGACCACCTGAAGACAGAGGCGGAGTTAAAGAAATATGATGG AGTGGTGTGTGTAGGCGGGGACGGCATGTTCAGCGAGATAGTTCAGGGCCTGGTCTCTCGAACACAGGGGGATAACGGagtggaccagaacagcccgGAGGAGAAGCTGGTACCCTGTAGTGTCCGCATCGGCATTATATCCGCAGGTTAG